The segment GAGAAACATTGCTGCGGAAGGCCGAGGGAGCCAGATACAGACACAGATGGAGGCGCTAGACGGTGAGATGCCCGGCCtgacatttcaaatgtaaaCCTGCTGTCAGTCAAAAAGAGTGATGGTCTTTTGATACAGTGCCATAACACAACTAAATCTAAGTTTGTTAGATCTAGTTTATGTTTTCTAATGCAGATTAAGATGAGTCTCCAATCATTTTTGTGAACAGCTGAGGGGGACTTGACTTCCCCCCCGGAGCAGCAGACGTCGATGGACTGCAGTGAGCGTGTCCAGGTGGTGGACTTAATGCAGTACACACCGCTAGGTGGGGTCTTCTACTATGACGCGTTTCACCTCCCGCCACAAGCCCACCAAGTCAATGGCTGGGAAATTCGACAGGTAAAGGGCTTCAGTGTTTTCTGCTTACAGCAAGCCCAACAGCGAATGGGGACCTCACACAACTCTCCATACCCGTGATTTTCTAGCTGCTGCAGAAAGGGCTCCAAGTGTTCCCCTACCCCATGGAGAGGTCTAACTTGGCTGAAAGCGAAGCTCTCGCCTGCCCTCCTGTTGGGGTGTCTGTGACACTGCCTGACTCCGTTGTCTTCTTGGAAACTCCCCAAGTGGCTCTCTGGGATGCTGCGGGTAGGACATGCAGAAACACATGCGATACTCTCTCCAGCACAGAACGGTGTCTAAAAACAGTAATGTTAAAACGGTCTTTCCATCCAGGGAAGCAGTGGAGGATGGACGGCATCACCGACGTGTCTTACGATGAGGCGGAGGCCAAAATCTCCCTCAGTATGGACTCCTTCCAAGCCTTTGTGCTGATGCAGGACACTTACGCCAACCTTCCCTTCCAGAGCTGGGAGCTCAGGCCACTGGGCCAAGACTCAGCTCTCTTCACCATCAACGGGGCCCTCGTCGACCTCAGCATCACGATCCATGTAAGAGACTGCAAAGCACTGCAAGTACGTGCCGGAGGACTAAACCAAGAGATGTCGCTTGACAGTTATGCATTTGTGTCTTATTTGACTGACAGGATAATCAGTGTATGTTGCAGTCGGAGCAAGAGAGAGGTCTCGCTCACCTCATAGGGAAGTGGATGAGCGGCCCCGTCCTGCAGAGAGCCATGCTCAACGCGGGGATTAACATCTTTGTGAGCGAGTACACGGACAAATACGTCAGCACCTGTGGGAAGGTCTGCATGTTTTACTCGTTCGCTTTCAGAATAGACCAAAACGAGAGGCTGGATTTGAGCACAGTGATTCATGGTGTCAAGGGATGGGAATGGGGAGATCATCTGTGTTTACCatgttattttagtttgttaGCATGCCGACATTTGCTAGACTGAGGTTGATGGGAACGTTATCAGTTTGGTTGTAAATCAAAGTATTGGCAAATCATAATTCTGACCTGATCATGGtgctaaattaaaaataattaattatttggaAGACTTGAATGTCTGCACCTTCCAGAAGTTGTAATTTCTCTCAAAACCCCCACAACTCAGGGCATCGCCAAAGTCAGAGGCTTGATACCATGGTAACCCATCAAACAGTTGTTGAgctatttcagtctggaccaaatgATCAGCATTAACATCTAAACGCTGCAAGCGTGGCTCTCAAAAATAATTGATCAAATCTGAGACGATATGCTTTAGCAGAGGTGGGTGGTAACATGTCTGGATCGTTGGAACACACTTAACAAGATTCAATGCGTATCACGAGGTTACAGTCCACCGTTTTCCAGTGTTATAAATATGCTGTGTGGattctctcctcctcaggaCCCACTCACAGAGCACGCTGCCTACGAACAGATGGCCCTCTTCGCCTCTGCCTGCGCGTTCTCATGGAGCAAGTGGAATAGCAAATGTGGAGCCGAGCATCTCGTCATGCAGGtgctctcgctcacacacacacacagatacatttaGCTTTCTACCCCTCCTACGTGTAACAACCCGATTGCTTCCCTCTCCGCTGCCAGGTGTGTGAGCACCACAGCCCTGCTGCCCCGGTGCCTAAAGACTCGTGGAGTCTCTACCTGCTCGGTGCGCGGAGGAGTCAGAAGCTGGAGATCACAGAGAAGAGTGAGGCTTTCTCTCCAGACCATTATCCAGGAAGTGCGTTTCACTCCACCTTCATCCACATGCTCCAGGACACCATGAGCACTGAAGGCATAGCCAGGACCAGACTATCCAACTATCTGTTTGTGGATACAGTACACAGCCTGCTCTCTGCCACCAGACCCCTGATGTATTCATAACCTGTGGGAAATCAACATgggttaaaacattttttttttttaaatctacaaATTAAAGATATGTTAAACACCTGAATTTGAAATGTACATTATGATGCACATAAGAACACACATCTTCTATTGTAGGATAGGCTACTTTATTTGTGCAAAGTTCCACACATCTTCTTTGGAACATACAAAAGAGTATGACGTGACAACCACAGCAAGAACTtaaagtgaaaaaagaaaagaaaaaataacctTTGGTGTCAAGACTGTGACAATGTAGAAGTAtaacttaataaataaaaagatattcatAAACCCCCACTCAAATCTAACAAACTCATAAATATAGATttctacatttttaaaacacttaGAATGAAAGTTTTATTACCAGTGTTCACAGACTTAAAAGTTATAAAATATTCTCGGCAAAACTACATTAAAAAGGCTGGCAGTCCCCTCCCGTTTCCTCAAGTGCATGAAATGTATCTAAAAAGCCATGTGGCACAATTGGAGCCATCGTCCATTAGAGCCTTCATTCTGATGATCTTATGACATGATTGGTCAACGTTGTACCGGCTCTGATGATCAAGGCTGCGTCATAATGTGTTGAGGAAGTTGAGCAGTTTGTAAAAGGACATTGGTTTCCACCACGCGCAACGGCATCTCTCAAAACGcagacaaacgcacacacaaagactaaTTTAGCAAACGTGATGCACAACATCCTCCAAAGGGCTAACGAGCCCCTGAGGCTTGACCTGTGCTGCCGTCAATGCAAACCTTGTTTAAGGAATCTTCAGGCACCAGTAAAGATCCCAACAGGCTCCACTCAGAAGTTGTACACTGTACTTTCATCACTACCCCAGTGCACGGATCACTTCTGCAGAGGTCCAATGGGCGGTAACACCATGCACCCcgggtctgggggggggggggggggggggggggggggggggggggggttagacgGGGGGCTGTCCGTTATGCCGGAGCCCCGTGTAGGGCCACAGCAGCTGCTGGATGGTCATCCAGGAGTCGCCAGTCCCCACAGGGGCTGCATCGACCGCTGGCTGCATCACCAGGCTGGCCAGCAGAGCCAGGAGACCTGCAGGTGAACCAGGAATATTTACTCATCACAGAATGAGACGTAACCATCATTCGTGCTGTATTGGGAACAGACAGCTTCTCCTGCATTAAAAAAGGAGTATGACCAGTTGTGTCATTATGTTTGGAACATGTAGAGCACAGACCCACTAGTTGAccaaaacaaatagaaaactCATACCTTTAAAAACAGTGAACTCCTCTATTGTAAGCTATGCTCATGAAGAGGACTTCTCTCTAGTTGATTGTGCAAAGagcaaaaaaagcattttaaaaagggagtaCTACAAATGAGTGTACCTGCTAGCACCACCACCATCGCCAACCAAAGCCAGAGACCTCGGCCACCTCTAGCTACTGCTGCAGCTGCCCGGGAAGAGGTCAGGCTGTGGGACAGAGACGGGGCCAATCCGGGGTCTGTGGGCGTGGGGTTGGAGGAGGGGCTCGGACTGGAGgtgagcagagaaagagaaacattcTTATAAAAAAATCCCAAGATAAAGCAAAAGACTGAATACGTTACCAAAAATGACTCAAAAGAAGGGAAGGGAGTCATTTGTGGTAACCAATGGATGGCAGGCGGGGAATTAGATGCAGCTTAATGCAAGTTGGCCTCAATGGAATACATTTTACCACCCGTCTCAAACAGTGTGAAAGAGGCGAAACCATTCCCACCAGCATAATTAGAAAGCCGTCAGCAGCACAGTTAGCATGGAGGTGGATTGGAGCATCGAATGGTAAAGGCGAAGGCAGCCGGCAATTTTGGCCCGGGGTCTGTCAACAGTAGGAGTGCCGCTTCAAATCAATTTACAGCCATTAAGAGTCACTGCAAGCTGCAAGTGGCCTTTGATTGGCACTCATATTTGACAATTTGCATGCATGTTATTGGATTTTTAGACAAATAGAATCCACAAGCACTTTGACTTTGGACTCTCCTCCCTACACACTTACAGCATTACAAACAGCTCATCCTGACTCCTGAGCAAtgtggagggaggaaaagaggaaaggacagttcagacacacaacaactcagTTGTCCCGcaaaaatagagaaaacagTCCCAAGTGTCGTAGTCTGCACATGAACAAGTGTTCTGATGGCCGGTCATGTTAGTAAATGACAAGACAAAGCAGGGTAAAGCAATTAAGTCAGTTAAATGGCGTGTTAGTCGCACACTGAACATCAGAACTTGAGATCCATGCATGAAGCACAAATCATGAAGCTTCTAACATCCTGTGTCACAATGACGGACACTGATCTCAAGGCCGCAGGAAATCGTTCGTTCTTGGCCCTGCCAGTAAAAACGCTCCGTTAACATGATTAAATGCTGTTGAGCctctggagaaaagaagaagctagTCCAACACGGACCCATAGAATGAAAGAGTTTCATCACTTAGGAGGTTCCAAATACTTGCAACTTAAACAAAACCTTCAAACTTGCATATTAACTAATGGAGAATTTGCTGCTTGCTATTAGAAGTCAATTCCAGGATAACATTTGTTCGATATGTCGGTGTCTCAAAATGCTCCGGAGCATTAACGATGAAATCCCCGGCAGATATAACATTACGGGGACTGAGACTGAAAATATAAATCCGTCACTGATTACAAGATGTCATAAGATGACACATTGATGGCTGTGTGAAAAACAATACAGTTAGACGTAGAATAATAATATCTAATCGGTCATTCAGTTTGCAGCTACTGGAACCTCGATACAGCGACATGGTGAACTCTTCCACTATGCAGCTAGCCTCTGAGCTTTTCTGGGAGAAAGTGGTGCTAGTGGTATTTGGTTGGACTAACGTCTTGAGGGGCAATATGAGGGCGGTGAGTTTGCTGCCCAGCTCACTGAGACTggacctcctcttctctgctaCCGGCTCGTCCTTCGGCTCGTCCTCCGACTGGCAGCCGGTGTTGTAGGCCGTCCTGTGGGCACGCGTGGGTCAGGCATTCACAAACACGGTTCAGTTGCACATTCAAACAAGCATGGCTGCACAACCACACCGAttgtgtatgtgcacatgcacactacATGCACAGGCGGCCAACACAATATTCACCGATTAACACTCTCCTGCTGTAAACTCAAATATTTTAGAGATACCTGCAATAAAACGACTCATGCCCAGCAATTCCACTTGCATGCTCCAATATTATATCATAAACCCACAAAGCAATTTCACCACCTTTCAGATATTTGGCGAGCATTAAAAGTGTTGTGTCTCCGAAGCATCAATTTTGACTGAGCTAATCAAATAAAATCCTCTCCCCTCGTCCAAATATTTGAAAGCTACATGAtgccaagaaaaaaagaaaaaagtccagtttttctttacacaaaaggaaaaatgaAAATGCCAAAAGACACATTTGCTTCTGATAAATGCTTTCCCATGCGAGGAGGGACCAGATGCATGAAAGATGGCTGCCGTGTGATATTGATAGAATCACCGACTtctcaaaagaaaaaggttttgtttAAAGTTTGTTCCAGCAGTAACATTATTGCTGCTTAAGTCCGTCACTGTAATTACGTATTTGcaattgaaaatgttttcttcaaaACTTTCAGGAGTGTCATATTTGTCTGCATTACGTGACACTGCTTTTGGTTGTTGCGCGCCTATTTCTTTGATTTTTTAGGAAGAACAAGAGTGGAGCACAACCCGGTTTACCCTCTGAAGCATTTTaggaattatgaaaataatttcCATACAACATCCACTGCAAAGTGCTTTGGATAGATGTAAACTTGACCACAACAAAAGTAAATGACTGAAAGTTTCCCAGAATCCTTTACTGTCGGACTGACTAATGATGTCACACTAGAAAGCTGCAATCTTTATGCATCTGGGGCCAGAGTGAAAAATGCGTGTGACGCAGCCAGCGTGGGACCCTTCTTCTTGGCATGTCTTACCCCTTCATCATGAGAGAGGGCTCTTCAGTGTCAACCCAGGCTGCAGAGCTAACAAAACGCTTTAGTGGGGGGCGTGCGGCGCTCTTCCCCGGCACATTCCTGGAAACCATCGTTATCACATAaggccacaacaacaacaataacccTTGTGTCATGGTACAGCAAGCGTTGAtgggcttaaaaaaaaaaagagccaaaaCCAGTAGCTTCCTGCACATCAACAATgctggtgtgtttttaaaaaggtaatttaaACAGTCCCAATACTTTTAAATTAAGAGCATGTTCCCCTTCACAATTGCTCCACGTAGCTGCGTCTACGGCGTATGAATGAATAtaaatcgctttggataaaagagtcagctaaatgtaatttaaCATGCAgagtaaatctttttttaacctcAATCCACATGATACAATCCAGGCAAATGTAacccacataaacacatatatttaaatagccTACCATGGGGATCGCCTGGTCAGTCTCTCCGTTTCTGCTTCCGAGCCATCTTGTGCTTTGGACTGTGGTGGGAAATTCAAACAATACGAGTCATGATTCAGCGAGACGAAAATGCTCCTTTGCACAGCCTGAAGTAGAACAAACATATACACCTGGTTCCATTTTTTGGGGGAATTACACTTAACACTTCTTATTTAAACATAATCTGACAATTGTCATGCACCACATGTAGGTGGCATTGAAAGAATTgtatcaaaaaaataaaataaacacttttagGATCATTTCTTTTTAACTCTCCATCAACCTATGGAGCAATCTGCACTCTTGCGAACAGGAAGCATGCTTTGGACAAACTGTATTGTATTACGAGTGCAAGAAGCACACTTGCTGGCTAAACTGAAGGGCATGCATTGTCCTCACCACATCGAAGTGCATGTTGGCTCCACCAGAGCGGGGGATTGCCGCTATGCTGACCCGTCGGGTGGACGACTGCTGGAGGTGCGGAAAGGGAAAAGATATATTACTTCATAAACACACAGGAACATTACTGTTGATCAAATGCAACCTAACTGCAGCCGACCTTGTAGTACTGTGTCGTCTGCTTCTTGCCACGGAAGTCATCTGGAAAGAAGAAACAGTTTAGTTATTAACACATATGCCTCAATTGTATATACACTCAAACACTCATTCAACAAAACTCAGCTACagaaaaatctaaatcaaaatacaattcatttttaataatacGTAATATGCAACTCGAGTCTTTTTGCCATTGCCACAACTGTAACATGTGATTTTTCTAGCTTTAGAAGAACATTGTGATAATGGATGTGCACATACTAGCTAACTTATAACTTCAGGCTTAAAATTTACTGCACCTGTAACCACTCTACCTCTTTCCGTTTGTGATCCAAACGACCGCTCGTTCTGCATGAGCGCCTCTCTCAGCTCCAGCAGCTCGGCGTGCTCCTTAGTGTACATCCTCCTCAGGTTCTCCACATGCTGGATCATCACCTCCACAGCCTTACCAATACGACTCTCCTGACAGTCACATACTCCATTAAAATCATCAGAATCAACATTACCAGACAGAACAGTGTAAACAAATtgttaacacaaacacacattatcacACCTGATGAATAGCTCCGAGCATCTCAGAGCGACTGGACACCCTGGCCATGGACTGGATGAGGATGTCCAGGTTCTTCTGGAGCCTCTGGATGATCTCCATTGACTGGTTGTCGTCCTCACACAGAGGAGTCAGAGCCTGGAGGAGTcaacagaagagagagaaaggacaaAGAGCGACACAAATGAAGAACCAACAGAAAAACAACGGCTTGCACCCGCCAGGAGTGCAATGAGGAGGAGACTGACCTGCAGTAAGCCCTGACAACTGGACACCTCCCTGCGGACATTTTCCTCAGCCAAGTCACGTGACCTCTCCTCCAGTCGGAGTCTCTTCTCCAAGGTGAACATGTCGCACTTGAAGCCCAACGCCAGACGCTGGAACTCCgcctgaaatacatttttttcaattttggCACTCACTGCTGGACACACTGTCTagacacatttctgacatttccTTGTTTGATTAAGAGCTTTAGCATATCAAAGACAGCATCATTGTTCTGGCGTTACACCAGATAAACATAAAACTCCTGCACTTCCCTGTAGACAAACCTCACGTTTCAAGAGAATCCCATCAGAGCATTAAAAAAGTGATAGATTAACTTTCtatgtgtatttttattgtatggatgcaaaattacaaaaatgtaccaCAATAACTTTGTTTATCGATATACCAAATTTTACCTCGTCTCCTGTCTGAATTCTCatttgaagagagagagagagagcctgctGATATTACAGATGTATATGTGGCTTCTAAAATGTATTCTcccaaaaaaagtgtttttgtacaaaaagataaaataaattgtCCTTTACACAGCAATTGCTTGCATTATTAATACTCGAACACAGTTCCATGATCTGATGGTATACATACCTCGATCTCCTTGTCATTAGGTAACAGGCTGCAGATAAAGAGACGACAATGAAGACTCTGACAAGCCtcaatacataaacacatggaTGGTGATGGATTTTAAGAGTCAAGTTGTGTTATGATAATTTGCTCTTACCTCTTCCGGTCCTCTTTGGAgatgccatcagtgtctgagaTCATTGACGTCTTGGCTAGAAACAATAAGCAGGTGTTTGGCACAACAAATGCCTGATCAAATGGTGCAATCACcatttagattttaaaatgtgctaGCAAAAGACAGTtagtaaataatatatatatataaaatatacattatataactgtgtaaaacaaatatatattacacatacaTTCCTTCTCAGTGGCCATGCTGGTCTCACTTTGGTCCTCCTGGGCCTTGGGCTCCTCGATGCTGCGTGACAGCTCCTGCAGGTTTGAGACAAATGTTACTGCCTCCATCGgctcattctcctcctcccgATCGCCTTTTAACTCCAATCCCCCCATGCTCACATTGCCCTCAACATCCATATTGCTACCTTcactcgctccctccctccctactctcccctctccctcaaCAGTTTGTCAGAAGAAAAGGTGAAATGTGAAGATTCAAAGCTGCTGGCAGTGAAGTTGGATATTGATTGCGAGTAATCTGATCCCAAGAGGAGCCACAATGAGACCATGTACTCTCCTtatctctctcatacacaccaACTCACGTAGCTGGAAAGACAGCATTTCTCTTCAGGTCAAAATGTCACTGAATGAGACTATTTGCCAATCTCTTCACTGACAAGGAAACAGAATCTTGATAATACAAACTCAATTCAACATTTCCTGGAGTTTCATTTAATCTACACTGAGCTTGTTTAGACTGAAACTCAGAATAAGAATGaaaaaatttaaatgaatatatatattaaaaggaAACGCACTTTGTGGTGTATAAAAATGGAGTACCAATGTCTAAATGCTAAAGCGGTGTTTACTGCTTGAACTCAAAGCATGAATTGTGCCGTTTGTTGTGACAATGCATAATTTCTGCCAAGTATCATTGCAAACATGTTTCTGTGAGAAGGATGTGACAAGAACAAATGTTTGTAagacaaatatacacacacgcagatcTTTTAATGCATAAGGATGgctctttatttttataatgtatCGTTTGTATTATATACCATCTCCTACAAACTCCATTTAGGGGCTGATTATTGTGATAAAAACAATGGAACATTTCCTATAAGATTTGACAACAAATAAAAGGTTATTGTGTCACTGTATAATGACCCCGATTTACGCAAGagcaataatcaactccaaCAGGCAAATTACTTTAATATGAAATTAGTATTCCAACGGTCAGTTGGGAAGAAAGTGGGAGAAGAGCAGGTCTTACCAGTTCCCTCTTATTTTTGCCAGATATGGGGAGGGAGTCCTTTTTGGCTGCACTATCCTCCGATTGgttggggtcagaggtcgcGCTGCCCAAGCCATGTGCGACAGGCGTTCCTGACCGAGTCGGGCTGCTGTCAGAGAAGGTGGTCGCTCCGCTGCTGGAGAGCCGGTCTGTCCCTGGAAGGAAGAGTTGGTGTGTGGGTGGTCAAAGTTACACAAAGATGTAAGAAGGCGTAAAAACACAGGCTCCTTCATACAGTTTTTCTTCCTACCTTCCATGCTGGCGGCTACTGTTGGCACCTCGGCTgtactctcctcctcttccaacaACACAGGTAGCGCAGGTAGCAGACACGTGCTGGAACACGCATACAATGCATCTTTACGCAATACTATAGCAtttgcaatttttttaaatcttaatgtctgtgaaaaagaaaaacagttctCCAAATCTAAAGAGTAATTGCCGCTGTTGGATAGTGACGTAGTGTGAAAACCCTGCGAGTTCAAAAGGCTTCCTGAGCCAACAGTTGAATCACTCACCCGTCCTCCGCTGCTGATCGGTCTGTTGACTGGTCCCGGCTCAGGCTCTGACAAAAAGGACGAGAAGGAGGGCGGAGTGAGAAAAAGACAGGTGGCCTTGCAGTGCACTTTTTTCTGCCCCACATCACAAGAAACGGTCAATGATTAAAAGACTTGCATACATTCATGTAGTGTACCTGTCCCATTGCAGTGATGTTAGAAAGATTGGACCGATTCTTTATATAATGTGTTGCTTCACGGAGAGccctgcagctctgtgtgtggctGAGAGGCTCACAGAACACCACTGGCACAGTGCTCAGTAGTGGAGGCGGACATACACAATaatgtgtgaacacacacacacacacacacacacacacacacacgcacatgcacacaatggCGCAAGGTGAGCACTCAGAGCAATGCAATGGGATATTGTGTAATGAGAATGCATAATATCTGCTTCACACGGCTCAAAATAGGAGAGCGCCGTCTTAccgtttaaaaagaaaaaagaataaaagactTCATTTTACAGCCGAAGAAACTGTGAAGCAAAACACTGGCTGCTCCTGTTACCTCTTTGCAGCATCACAACTAGCATAACATTCAAATCAAACACATTGTTTGGTAATGTGATTGAATGTCCTTCCTACAGCTATATTCTAAAAGTTGAGATCATCCAATCCCCTAAAATCTTGTTCTTTCCTAAATAATAGTGATAGAGCATTTCCATTCCTGCATATCATTATTATGTCCCAGGACAACATCTAAGGTGGcatcaatcatccatccatccattttcaataccgcttatcctcattagggtcgcgggggcgctggagc is part of the Cyclopterus lumpus isolate fCycLum1 chromosome 23, fCycLum1.pri, whole genome shotgun sequence genome and harbors:
- the casc1 gene encoding protein CASC1 isoform X3, which codes for MRRRFYGYTDAVELSVFTMSKTRKLTKAQRAKQQQEEEERCLREEEEARLQAEKDERDRLERERKKKEHEILEFKDLERREDELNELRHLLEVNHTAALKWKTDAVEKAQWERYTNCGGIPDPAVQKDINTYVSLWKDDPEVNVTPVLKQCNLALQLTEELEGLLRDVTDPQEGQKYQESLLHLLELIHSKHLLATEEILKRASANIDTETGNMQTVVNDDNITLCLWANLKKNPRFKGLNFGEAGPSFNLPKQLAVSNIAVRILHTRYDHLSLLARMAPLRIHTPSQRSLAGGEEVPADMDVPEQGETGGEGEEKQDNKTQQQDPDEETQNLDQEVQSIQGSDGSKSAASLQSMRNIAAEGRGSQIQTQMEALDAEGDLTSPPEQQTSMDCSERVQVVDLMQYTPLGGVFYYDAFHLPPQAHQVNGWEIRQLLQKGLQVFPYPMERSNLAESEALACPPVGVSVTLPDSVVFLETPQVALWDAAGKQWRMDGITDVSYDEAEAKISLSMDSFQAFVLMQDTYANLPFQSWELRPLGQDSALFTINGALVDLSITIHDNQCMLQSEQERGLAHLIGKWMSGPVLQRAMLNAGINIFVSEYTDKYVSTCGKDPLTEHAAYEQMALFASACAFSWSKWNSKCGAEHLVMQVCEHHSPAAPVPKDSWSLYLLGARRSQKLEITEKSEAFSPDHYPGSAFHSTFIHMLQDTMSTEGIARTRLSNYLFVDTVHSLLSATRPLMYS
- the casc1 gene encoding protein CASC1 isoform X2; the protein is MRRRFYGYTDAVELSVFTMPPKKRKSKTRKLTKAQRAKQQQEEEERCLREEEEARLQAEKDERDRLERERKKKEHEILEFKDLERREDELNELRHLLEVNHTAALKWKTDAVEKAQWERYTNCGGIPDPAVQKDINTYVSLWKDDPEVNVTPVLKQCNLALQLTEELEGLLRDVTDPQEGQKYQESLLHLLELIHSKHLLATEEILKRASANIDTETGNMQTVVNDDNITLCLWANLKKNPRFKGLNFGEAGPSFNLPKQLAVSNIAVRILHTRYDHLSLLARMAPLRIHTPSQRSLAGGEEVPADMDVPEQGETGGEGEEKQDNKTQQQDPDEETQNLDQEVQSIQGSDGSKSAASLQSMRNIAAEGRGSQIQTQMEALDAEGDLTSPPEQQTSMDCSERVQVVDLMQYTPLGGVFYYDAFHLPPQAHQVNGWEIRQLLQKGLQVFPYPMERSNLAESEALACPPVGVSVTLPDSVVFLETPQVALWDAAGKQWRMDGITDVSYDEAEAKISLSMDSFQAFVLMQDTYANLPFQSWELRPLGQDSALFTINGALVDLSITIHDNQCMLQSEQERGLAHLIGKWMSGPVLQRAMLNAGINIFVSEYTDKYVSTCGKDPLTEHAAYEQMALFASACAFSWSKWNSKCGAEHLVMQVCEHHSPAAPVPKDSWSLYLLGARRSQKLEITEKSEAFSPDHYPGSAFHSTFIHMLQDTMSTEGIARTRLSNYLFVDTVHSLLSATRPLMYS